The Treponema phagedenis DNA segment GTTCGGTTTATAAGGATTGGAATGAAAATAATTATCAGGCGGTATATGATAAAACGGAAATCTTGTTGAAACGCAGACCCTTAGACGGAGAAGTCCTTGCTTTGCACGGATTCGCTTCATATTATATTTTTTCGGAGCAAACAGATCTCTCCATAAGCTATACTTATCTGAGTACCGCTGTTACATTTTTACGACAAGCCTTATACTTTGCCGCACAAAACGAGATTCCGAAAATTTCCTATGTGCTTGGAAAAGCTTATTATCAACAAGGCTATTATTATGCCGATCTTGCCGTGAAATATTTAGATAACGCATATAATGCGGGCTTTCAGGCAGAGGATTTATCAGAATTTCGCGGTATGGCTGCGGCAATGCTTGGAGACATTCATAAGGCAATAGACTCTTTTACTCAAACCCTTGTCTCAAATCCTTCAGATCTGGTGTTGTATGCTTTGGCGGAAAACTATGCAAAAATCTCAGATTCTGAAAAGGCTAAATTGTATTTTTATGATACAATCGATAAAACAAAGGATATTCTTTTAGAATTAAAATGCAGGAACAAACTTGTTTCTATCTATTTGGAAGAAAAAAATTTTTCAGAAGCGGAAAAAGAAATACACACCGTTTTGGAAAAAGATATAAACTCTGCGGAAGCTCATTATAACTTGGGCGTAATATATGAAGTAAAAGGCGATATTGTCAAAGCACGCTCTGAGTGGCGAAAGGCTTTACGCCTGAACCCTTTGGATGAGCAAACGCGAACAAAATTAAATTTGAAATAACTGGAGGCTGTATGGGCTTATTAAAAAGATTTTCTGCGGATATTGGTATTGATTTAGGTACCTGTAATACGATTATTTATGTAAAAGGGAAAGGGATTGTTGTCAATGAGCCTTCCGTTGTAGCGGTGGAGCGGGGAACCAAATCAGTGGTAGCAGTTGGTTCCGAAGCAAAGCGAATGCTTTGGAAAACGCCCGGCAATATTATTGCAATACGTCCTCTAAAAGACGGGGTTATTGCCGATATGGACACAACCGAAAAGATGATCCGCTACTTTGTATCAAAAATTCTTCCCCGACATAGATTGATTAAACCTCGCATGGTAATCGGCATTCCCAGCTGTATAACCGATGTTGAATGCAGGGCGGTAAACGAAAGTGCAAGCAAGGCGGGCGCCGGTGAAGTAAAAGTGCTTGAAGAATCCCTTGCGGCTGCGATAGGCGCTCACATTCCTATCCATGAGCCTGCGGGAAACATGGTTTGCGACATCGGTGGCGGCACCACCGAAGTTTCCGTTATTTCACTGCTCGGTATGGTTGTAACAAATGCAATCCGCGTTGGCGGCGATGAATTTGATCAGGCAATCATTAAACATGTCCGATCGGTACACAACTTAATCATCGGAGAGCAAACAGCAGAGCGGCTTAAAATAGAAATAGGAAACGCTTCTCCCGAAAAAAATATTGAAAAGGTTGAAATCAAGGGTACCGATGCTATTACCGGCTTACCGAGAAGGCTTGAAATAGATTCTGTGGAAGTTAGAGAAGCCCTTAAAGAGCCAATCACACAAATCGTAGAAGAAATTAAACGTACGCTCGCGCAGACTCCTCCGGAACTTGCCGCGGATATTGTAGAGCGCGGGATTGTGATGACAGGCGGCGGCTCTTTGCTCAAAGGATTGCCAAAACTCATTTCTAAAGAAACGCATGTTCCCGTTATCCTTGCGGAAAATCCAATGGATTGCGTTGCGATAGGCGCAGGACTCTATCATGATGTGTACAAGGATATGTCCGGAGACAGAAGTTTATATGCCGGTTTGAATACATAATGAAAAAGAAATTTTTTTTTCGGTTTAATTCGGATTTATTTTTACTTTGCCTTTTTCTGCTCATATCTTCTATTTTTATGGCATTTTCAGGCGGTGATTTTATCGTCAGATTCAAGACCGTCGGATTTACCGTAACATCGGGAGCTGAAAAAGCAGTAACCTCAGCATCTTCATTTATAACCGACACAGTGAGCGCTGTGCGGGAATTGGCACAGTTAAAGATAAAATATGCGGAATTACATAATCAATTAAAAGATTATGAACTTTTGCAGCGCACCAATGCGGATACAAAAAAAGAAAATAGAGAGTTACGCAGTCTGGTCGGTTTCTCGCAGGAAATAGCCATAAAAAACATTCCGGCGGAAATCATCGGTTTTGATCCCGATAATTTATATTCCGGTATTTTAATAAATCGAGGTGTAAAACACGGAGTCAAAAAAAACATGCCGGTAATTGCTTTTCAAGGCACAAATATGGGATTAGTCGGAAAGGTTGTGCAGACAGGCAGAGGAACAAGCATGATAATTCCGCTCTATGATTACCAATGTTATGTAGCGGCAAAGCTTGAACAGACAAAATATCGCGGATTAATAAACGGACAAGGCAGAGATGACTTCCCACTTCTTATGCGATATGTAAGAAAGCATGCGCGCGATGATATTCAAATAGGAGACCGGGTAGTAACTTCCGGAGAAAACTATTTATTTCCTAAAAACATTCTGATAGGCACAATTAGAGAAATAAAAATGCATAATTATGAAACGTCTTTGGAGCTTTCAATAGAACCCGCGCTTGATTTTTCAAAATTGGATTATGTCTTTGTACTTGATCTTTCCGAGTTACAAAAGGAGCTTGAATAATGAAAAAACCGGTTTTCTTTTCGGTTCTTGTAGCCTTTTTTTTAGGGGTATTTGAGACATCAATTCTTGCATATTTTTCTTTGTTACCGGTATCCCCCGACTTGGTGTTAGTGCTTATTTTATATCTTGCAATTTATAATGGGAGTAGAATCGGTATTTGGACAGGCTTTTTTTCAGGCTTGGCAATTGATTTCCTATCTATCTCTCCTATAGGGCTGCATTCCTTTACTTTCACTCTTATCGGTTATTTGGTCGGTAAATTATACGACAGATATAATCTGAATAAATTTTTTGTTCCCATTGTATTAGCTTTTTCCGCTACACTAATAAAAGCAGCTCTTTTTTTTGTTCTTCATCTTTTATTCGGTACGAATATCCAAGTATACAATGTTTTGGGATTAAATTTCTGGATAGAGGTCGGAATCAATGCTCTTTGCGCACCGATTCTTTTCGGATTGCTTAATATATTCCCTACGGTTTTTCAATTTCGGGAGTCTGTAATTTAATGTATAATAAATCTGATAAACCTGATCATAATGTTGAAGCAAGAATTCGGTACTTTACAATCTTTGTTTTTATTGTGATGGGTTTATACGTATGGCGTTTGTTTTCTATTCAGATATTACAGGGAGAAACTTTTAAAAAAAAGTCTCAAAATATTTCTCAGCGCAGTAAAATGATCCCTGCACAGCGCGGAGAAATATTTGACAGAAATATTGACTTACCGATGGTATTAAATACAAATGCTTTTGCCGTCGATGTAACACCGGGAGAAATTCCGCGCGACAGCTTTGATACCGTTATCAATAAGCTTGCAGGAATTTTAAACGTTTCCGTCAATGATATACATAAAAAAATTCCCAATACGATTAAACGTTCTTTTCAAACAATTGAAGTTAAGGCAAATGTCAGCTATGAAAATATAACAAATATTGCCGAGCGCATTGATGAGTTGCCCGGCGTTTCCTGGCATTCAAAACCGGTTAGAAACTATGTTGATACCGGCTCCTTTTCGCACATTATCGGGTACGTCGGTGAAATCACAAAAGAAGAGTTAAAACATTTTTACAGCAAAGGATATAAACAAAATAGCGTAATCGGAAAGGCAGGCATTGAAAAAGAGTATGATGAGGTATTACGCGGTGTTGAAGGGAGTGAGTATCGGACGGTTGACGTACGCGGCAGATATATAGAAAATACCACCGTCATAAATCCTCCGAAAAGCGGCAGCAATCTTGTGTTAACAATAGATAGAAGAATACAAAAACTTGCAGAACAAGCATTGGGAGAGCGAATCGGTGCTGCGATTGCCTTAAAAGCCGCTACGGGAGAAATCCTTGCAATGGTCTCGTATCCTTATTTTGATCAAAATATTTTCACCAAAGACAATGCAAACGAACTATATGCAAAACTTTTACGAGACACAAAGGATCCTTTATTAAATCGCGCGGTTAATGCCGGTTACCCGCCGGCTTCCACTTTTAAAATTGTCATGTCTTCCGCAATTTTAGCGGAAAAAGCCTATCCTCCTGAAAAAACAGTTGATTGTCTCGGAGAGATAGAGTACGGGAATCGGCTTTTCCGTTGTCATATTCGAAAGCCTGGCCACGGAAAAGTAAATTTAAAAATTGCGCTTGCACAATCCTGCGACATCTATTACTGGACGGTTTGTCGTGATTATCT contains these protein-coding regions:
- a CDS encoding tetratricopeptide repeat protein; its protein translation is MKQKHKKYTSFSRQKKFPVRILIVIFILLLLVSSIVFGIRYYKKYYASLPSIRSVYKDWNENNYQAVYDKTEILLKRRPLDGEVLALHGFASYYIFSEQTDLSISYTYLSTAVTFLRQALYFAAQNEIPKISYVLGKAYYQQGYYYADLAVKYLDNAYNAGFQAEDLSEFRGMAAAMLGDIHKAIDSFTQTLVSNPSDLVLYALAENYAKISDSEKAKLYFYDTIDKTKDILLELKCRNKLVSIYLEEKNFSEAEKEIHTVLEKDINSAEAHYNLGVIYEVKGDIVKARSEWRKALRLNPLDEQTRTKLNLK
- a CDS encoding rod shape-determining protein, which codes for MGLLKRFSADIGIDLGTCNTIIYVKGKGIVVNEPSVVAVERGTKSVVAVGSEAKRMLWKTPGNIIAIRPLKDGVIADMDTTEKMIRYFVSKILPRHRLIKPRMVIGIPSCITDVECRAVNESASKAGAGEVKVLEESLAAAIGAHIPIHEPAGNMVCDIGGGTTEVSVISLLGMVVTNAIRVGGDEFDQAIIKHVRSVHNLIIGEQTAERLKIEIGNASPEKNIEKVEIKGTDAITGLPRRLEIDSVEVREALKEPITQIVEEIKRTLAQTPPELAADIVERGIVMTGGGSLLKGLPKLISKETHVPVILAENPMDCVAIGAGLYHDVYKDMSGDRSLYAGLNT
- the mreC gene encoding rod shape-determining protein MreC — encoded protein: MKKKFFFRFNSDLFLLCLFLLISSIFMAFSGGDFIVRFKTVGFTVTSGAEKAVTSASSFITDTVSAVRELAQLKIKYAELHNQLKDYELLQRTNADTKKENRELRSLVGFSQEIAIKNIPAEIIGFDPDNLYSGILINRGVKHGVKKNMPVIAFQGTNMGLVGKVVQTGRGTSMIIPLYDYQCYVAAKLEQTKYRGLINGQGRDDFPLLMRYVRKHARDDIQIGDRVVTSGENYLFPKNILIGTIREIKMHNYETSLELSIEPALDFSKLDYVFVLDLSELQKELE
- the mreD gene encoding rod shape-determining protein MreD, which codes for MKKPVFFSVLVAFFLGVFETSILAYFSLLPVSPDLVLVLILYLAIYNGSRIGIWTGFFSGLAIDFLSISPIGLHSFTFTLIGYLVGKLYDRYNLNKFFVPIVLAFSATLIKAALFFVLHLLFGTNIQVYNVLGLNFWIEVGINALCAPILFGLLNIFPTVFQFRESVI
- the mrdA gene encoding penicillin-binding protein 2, with the protein product MYNKSDKPDHNVEARIRYFTIFVFIVMGLYVWRLFSIQILQGETFKKKSQNISQRSKMIPAQRGEIFDRNIDLPMVLNTNAFAVDVTPGEIPRDSFDTVINKLAGILNVSVNDIHKKIPNTIKRSFQTIEVKANVSYENITNIAERIDELPGVSWHSKPVRNYVDTGSFSHIIGYVGEITKEELKHFYSKGYKQNSVIGKAGIEKEYDEVLRGVEGSEYRTVDVRGRYIENTTVINPPKSGSNLVLTIDRRIQKLAEQALGERIGAAIALKAATGEILAMVSYPYFDQNIFTKDNANELYAKLLRDTKDPLLNRAVNAGYPPASTFKIVMSSAILAEKAYPPEKTVDCLGEIEYGNRLFRCHIRKPGHGKVNLKIALAQSCDIYYWTVCRDYLGIDKMINYITEFGYGDFTEIDLPSQTKGLVPTPRWKERRYHEKWLDGDTMNLSIGQGYMLASPLQVANMVAMVVNNGIIYKPHLLKEIQDPETNMVILEKKPEILKKSSIAPEVFAQVRSDMHYVVTQGSSQYAMRNKTVRLAGKTGTAEVGFHDRWHSWMAAYGPYDGPAEDAIVVVVLVEARNQWEWWAPFATNIIFQGIFANQNYEEAVESLRSLGISLGIRTGVRQE